The Salmo salar chromosome ssa06, Ssal_v3.1, whole genome shotgun sequence genome window below encodes:
- the LOC123743551 gene encoding interferon alpha-2-like — translation MAIQMIIWMSAFLCLVQVFSVPMPCQLQGQLVRSTHNLLRDMGGHFPMECLQDNVFMEFPATAFATSGGPQLSSSGAKAIYETLKNIDTLFGTDELPTMWDQQKLEYFQNIVYRQIEESKCMMSSVDTSDYPIRAQGLKTYFGNIAAVLKEKKFSYCAWEVVRKELLYTLEFILKHNSDSLLWSNRT, via the exons ATGGCAATTCAGATGATCATTTGGATGAGCGCCTTCCTCTGCCTCGTGCAAGTTTTCTCGGTGCCCATGCCTTGCCAGCTACAAGGACAGCTGGTGCGATCAACCCACAACCTACTGAGAGACAtg ggGGGTCATTTTCCTATGGAGTGCCTGCAGGACAATGTCTTCATGGAATTCCCAGCCACGGCATTTGCAACCTCCGGCGGGCCACAG TTGAGCAGCAGTGGTGCTAAGGCTATTTATGAGACATTGAAGAATATCGACACATTGTTTGGAACTGACGAACTGCCGACAATGTGGGACCAACAGAAGTTGGAGTATTTTCAGAACATTGTCTACCGTCAGATTGAAGAGAGCAAATGT ATGATGAGCAGTGTGGATACAAGTGATTATCCCATCAGGGCACAGGGCCTGAAGACGTACTTTGGGAACATTGCAGCAGTCCTAAAAGAAAAG AAATTCAGTTACTGCGCCTGGGAAGTGGTTCGAAAAGAACTCCTGTACACTCTAGAATTCATCCTGAAACACAACTCTGATAGCCTTCTGTGGTCCAACAGAACATGA
- the LOC123743453 gene encoding interferon alpha-2-like: protein MAIQIITWMSAFLCLVQVFSMPMPCQLKGQLVRTTQNLLRDMGGHFPMECLQDNVFMEFPATAFATSGGPQLSSSGAKAIYETLKNIDTLFGTDELPTMWDQQKLEYFQNIVYRQIEESKCMMSSVDTSDYPIRAEGLKTYFGNIAAVLKEKKFSYCAWEVVRKELLYTLEFILKHNSDSLLWSNRT, encoded by the exons ATGGCAATTCAGATTATCACTTGGATGAGCGCCTTCCTCTGCCTCGTGCAAGTTTTCTCGATGCCCATGCCTTGCCAGCTAAAAGGACAGCTGGTGCGAACAACCCAAAACCTACTGAGAGATATG gGGGGTCATTTTCCTATGGAGTGCCTGCAGGACAATGTCTTCATGGAATTCCCAGCCACGGCATTTGCAACCTCCGGCGGGCCACAG TTGAGCAGCAGTGGTGCTAAGGCTATTTATGAGACATTGAAGAATATCGACACATTGTTTGGAACTGACGAACTGCCGACAATGTGGGACCAACAGAAGTTGGAGTATTTTCAGAACATTGTCTACCGTCAGATTGAAGAGAGCAAATGT ATGATGAGCAGTGTGGATACAAGTGATTATCCCATCAGGGCAGAGGGCCTGAAGACGTACTTTGGGAACATTGCAGCAGTCCTAAAAGAAAAG AAATTCAGTTACTGCGCCTGGGAAGTGGTTCGAAAAGAACTCCTGTACACTCTAGAATTCATCCTGAAACACAACTCTGATAGCCTTCTGTGGTCCAACAGAACATGA